From a region of the Ficedula albicollis isolate OC2 chromosome 1A, FicAlb1.5, whole genome shotgun sequence genome:
- the NFYB gene encoding nuclear transcription factor Y subunit beta produces MDGDSSTTDASQLGIAGDYIGGSHYVIQPHDDTEDSMNDHEDTNGSKESFREQDIYLPIANVARIMKNAIPQTGKIAKDAKECVQECVSEFISFITSEASERCHQEKRKTINGEDILFAMSTLGFDSYVEPLKLYLQKFREAMKGEKGIGGTVTTADGLSEELTEEAFTNQLPAGLITTDGQQQNVMVYTTSYQQISGVQQIQFS; encoded by the exons ATGGATGGTGACAGCTCCACAACAGATGCTTCTCAGTTAGGAATTGCTGGAGATTACATTGGTGGCAGTCACTATGTGATACAGCCTCACGATG ACACAGAAGACAGCATGAATGATCACGAAGATACAAATGGTTCAAAAGAGAGTTTTAGAGAACAAGATATATATCTTCCAATTGCAAATGTGGCAAGGATAATGAAAAATGCCATACCCCAAACAGGAAAG ATTGCTAAGGACGCAAAAGAATGTGTACAAGAGTGTGTAAGTGAATTTATCAGCTTTATAACATCAGAAGCAAGTGAGAGGTGTcaccaagagaaaagaaagaccATCAATGGAGAGGATATTCTCTTTGCCATGTCTACCTTGGGGTTCGATAGCTATGTTGAACCTTTGAAGTTATACCTCCAAAAATTCAGAGAG gcaatgaaaggagaaaagggaattgGGGGAACAGTTACAACTGCAGACGGTCTAAGTGAGGAGCTCACAGAAGAAGCATTTA CTAACCAGTTGCCAGCAGGCTTAATAACCACAGATGGCCAACAGCAGAATGTTATGGTCTACACAACATCATATCAACAG ATCTCTGGTGTTCAACAAATTCAGTTCTCATGA